One genomic segment of Rhodohalobacter mucosus includes these proteins:
- a CDS encoding response regulator: protein MKKVLIVEDDLIIALSAEKMIQRLGLEVLKVVDTGEKAVETALNNKPDIILMDIRLAGEMDGVEAAFRIREELSKPRIIFVTGNADPGYRTKAEGTGYEAYLVKPIRLEDLRKIIG, encoded by the coding sequence GTGAAAAAAGTATTAATTGTAGAGGATGATCTGATCATCGCTCTTTCAGCCGAGAAGATGATTCAGCGTCTGGGCCTGGAAGTTCTTAAAGTTGTGGATACCGGTGAAAAAGCGGTTGAAACGGCACTCAACAATAAACCCGATATTATTCTGATGGACATCCGCCTGGCAGGTGAGATGGACGGGGTTGAAGCCGCCTTCAGAATCAGGGAAGAGCTGTCCAAACCGCGAATTATTTTTGTTACTGGAAATGCGGATCCCGGATACCGGACCAAAGCGGAAGGAACCGGCTATGAGGCCTACCTGGTAAAGCCGATACGCCTGGAAGATCTGAGAAAAATCATTGGTTAG